In Mytilus edulis chromosome 7, xbMytEdul2.2, whole genome shotgun sequence, a single genomic region encodes these proteins:
- the LOC139483008 gene encoding MAM domain-containing glycosylphosphatidylinositol anchor protein 1-like, protein MLSLLQVIWKKITICSDGKWSHPPPICIRKGCYDIQSTGNLTVFKDIDGAVAEFKCVHPLKLTGEKLITCDGMTWSAPVPSCEHAEPEYYCDFEDESMCDWKHDKQANIEWKRNYGTTPTRRTGPKYDHTLGKDENGHYMFMESSSPIKMNDTARLQSRYYPATTGGLCFEIWYHMWGVVGYNQVGRLNIYIEELGQSDTLSQKAEFHVSGNQGDEWIKGRFPVGERKMSFRFIIEGTRLKSYLSDISVDDPKLYNCSDGKFYLL, encoded by the exons ATGCTATCGTTATtacaagttatttggaaaaaaattaccatCTGTTCAGATGGGAAGTGGAGTCATCCACCACCTATATGTATAA GAAAAGGTTGTTATGACATTCAATCTACAGGAAATCTTACAGTCTTTAAAGATATTGATGGTGCTGTAGCAGAATTCAAATGTGTTCATCCTCTCAAATTAACAGGCGAGAAATTGATCACTTGTGATGGTATGACTTGGAGTGCCCCAGTCCCTTCGTGTGAAC ATGCAGAACCTgaatattattgtgattttgaaGATGAAAGTATGTGTGACTGGAAACATGATAAACAAGCAAACATTGAATGGAAAAGGAATTATGGTACCACACCTACTCGACGTACAGGTCCTAAATACGACCATACCTTGGGGAAGGATGAAAACG GGCATTATATGTTTATGGAATCATCATCTCCTATAAAAATGAACGACACAGCAAGACTTCAATCTCGGTACTATCCCGCTACAACAGGTGGTCTGTGTTTTGAGATCTGGTATCATATGTGGGGAGTAGTAGGATACAACC AAGTTGGAagattgaatatatatattgaagAATTGGGACAATCGGATACGTTATCACAAAAAGCAGAGTTCCACGTTTCTGGTAATCAAGGGGACGAATGGATAAAAGGACGATTTCCAGTCGGAGAACGAAAAATGTCTTTTAGG TTTATAATTGAAGGAACTAGGTTAAAAAGTTACTTGAGTGATATTTCTGTAGATGATCCTAAACTGTACAACTGTTCGGATGGTAAGTTTTACTTACTGTAA
- the LOC139480953 gene encoding uncharacterized protein isoform X2, with amino-acid sequence MDGESTISCDGQHWSEPLPNCHSAVDIVSCNFEQHSLCGWTQDIGHQSDWLINIRETDTKRTGPKFDHTLGSENNNGHYIYMESSTPSRHGHYSRLLSPVYPWYKSRRCFQLWYHMLGPEEAGYMGNLEILLRIPSGQDHVESQLFLIGGNQGNEWLKADVFIERQKGDFQIVVQATRGRSHTADIAVDDFRFYRCTNDTDLESEVDYVTTILSQENNTVTDKPMNNSSSKDVLFNDAIKVSVDNGSEITRLSDDKVHTPNKSDTKLPSNKEAKPERRILNIVKTIVPIENTIPTSTRDIHVHIKGSLTTVEAIPLPASTEVLVMIPKHEGVELSSDIHVKPITENIEKSTESFVIYPADEGNSFQNVVVTKRNLISPLKKTVFTTSSSLQTRADQTLLFRPEFIAGIAGVGLIITLGVVLISILIYKRRNIWGRKSSDDQGQVLYTKNVQQSV; translated from the exons ATGGATGGTGAGAGTACGATCAGCTGTGACGGACAACACTGGTCTGAACCACTCCCAAACTGCCATT CTGCAGTTGATATTGTAAGTTGTAATTTTGAACAACATTCTTTATGTGGATGGACACAGGACATAGGTCATCAATCTGATTGGCTGATTAACATTAGAGAAACAGATACTAAACGAACTGGTCCCAAGTTTGACCACACGTTGGGTTCGGAAAACAATAACG GTCATTACATCTATATGGAATCGTCCACACCTAGTCGACATGGACACTACAGTAGGTTGTTATCTCCTGTCTATCCATGGTATAAAAGTCGTCGATGTTTTCAGCTCTGGTATCACATGTTAGGACCAGAAGAAGCTGGAT ataTGGGTAACCTAGAGATTCTCCTGCGAATACCATCAGGGCAAGATCACGTGGAAAGTCAACTCTTTCTCATTGGTGGTAACCAAGGAAACGAGTGGCTCAAAGCCGACGTGTTTATTGAAAGACAGAAAGGAGATTTTCAA ATTGTTGTACAAGCCACAAGAGGGCGTAGTCATACAGCTGACATAGCCGTCGATGATTTCAGGTTTTACAGATGTACAAATG ataCAGATCTTGAGAGTGAAGTCGATTATGTAACAACAATTTTATCTCAAGAGAACAATACCGTAACAGATAAACCCATGAACAACAGTTCTTCTAAAGATGTCCTGTTTAACGATGCCATTAAAGTCAGCGTAGATAATGGTAGTGAAATAACCAGACTAAGTGACGACAAGGTTCATACTCCTAATAAATCGGATACGAAATTACCTTCAAATAAAGAAGCTAAACCAGAGCGGCGCATTTTGAATATTGTGAAAACAATTGTTCCAATAGAAAACACCATCCCTACATCGACACGTGACATCCATGTGCATATCAAAGGTTCATTGACTACAGTTGAAGCAATCCCGTTACCCGCTAGTACAGAAGTCTTGGTTATGATACCCAAGCATGAAGGCGTTGAGTTATCATCTGACATACATGTAAAGCCAATtacagaaaatattgaaaaatcaacGGAGAGTTTTGTTATATATCCAGCAGACGAGGGAAATTCGTTTCAAAATGTGGTTGTCACTAAACGAAATCTTATTTCTCCTCTtaaaaaaactgtttttacaaCGTCTTCATCTCTGCAGACTAGAGCTGATCAAACACTGCTATTTAGACCTGAATTTATAGCAGGTATCGCAGGGGTAGGTTTGATTATTACCCTAGGCGTTGTCCTTATTTCCATTCTTATCTACAAGAGGAGGAACATTTGGGGACGAAAATCCTCTGATGATCAAGGTCAAGTACTTTACACTAAGAATGTTCAACAAAGTGTGTGA
- the LOC139480953 gene encoding uncharacterized protein isoform X1, giving the protein MEILIQLYFCYYLFSVLTIRVYSNCVQEYLLHGTATLKSQPYNSIQYECDDGFDLFGSNEAYCFADTWTTPIPICHAKGCNQNVFTSVENGEIDVLSESSLVLVTCDPGYIMDGESTISCDGQHWSEPLPNCHSAVDIVSCNFEQHSLCGWTQDIGHQSDWLINIRETDTKRTGPKFDHTLGSENNNGHYIYMESSTPSRHGHYSRLLSPVYPWYKSRRCFQLWYHMLGPEEAGYMGNLEILLRIPSGQDHVESQLFLIGGNQGNEWLKADVFIERQKGDFQIVVQATRGRSHTADIAVDDFRFYRCTNDTDLESEVDYVTTILSQENNTVTDKPMNNSSSKDVLFNDAIKVSVDNGSEITRLSDDKVHTPNKSDTKLPSNKEAKPERRILNIVKTIVPIENTIPTSTRDIHVHIKGSLTTVEAIPLPASTEVLVMIPKHEGVELSSDIHVKPITENIEKSTESFVIYPADEGNSFQNVVVTKRNLISPLKKTVFTTSSSLQTRADQTLLFRPEFIAGIAGVGLIITLGVVLISILIYKRRNIWGRKSSDDQGQVLYTKNVQQSV; this is encoded by the exons ATGGAGATTTTAATACagctgtatttttgttattatttattttcgGTATTAACAATACGAG TGTACTCTAATTGCGTTCAAGAATATTTACTTCATGGGACAGCGACATTAAAAAGTCAGCCCTATAATTCTATACAGTATGAGTGTGACGACGGATTTGATCTGTTCGGTTCAAATGAAGCCTATTGTTTTGCTGACACATGGACAACACCAATTCCAATATGTCATG CTAAAGGATGCAACCAAAACGTCTTCACATCTGTAGAAAATGGAGAAATCGATGTATTATCTGAATCTTCTCTTGTACTTGTGACATGTGATCCTGGGTATATAATGGATGGTGAGAGTACGATCAGCTGTGACGGACAACACTGGTCTGAACCACTCCCAAACTGCCATT CTGCAGTTGATATTGTAAGTTGTAATTTTGAACAACATTCTTTATGTGGATGGACACAGGACATAGGTCATCAATCTGATTGGCTGATTAACATTAGAGAAACAGATACTAAACGAACTGGTCCCAAGTTTGACCACACGTTGGGTTCGGAAAACAATAACG GTCATTACATCTATATGGAATCGTCCACACCTAGTCGACATGGACACTACAGTAGGTTGTTATCTCCTGTCTATCCATGGTATAAAAGTCGTCGATGTTTTCAGCTCTGGTATCACATGTTAGGACCAGAAGAAGCTGGAT ataTGGGTAACCTAGAGATTCTCCTGCGAATACCATCAGGGCAAGATCACGTGGAAAGTCAACTCTTTCTCATTGGTGGTAACCAAGGAAACGAGTGGCTCAAAGCCGACGTGTTTATTGAAAGACAGAAAGGAGATTTTCAA ATTGTTGTACAAGCCACAAGAGGGCGTAGTCATACAGCTGACATAGCCGTCGATGATTTCAGGTTTTACAGATGTACAAATG ataCAGATCTTGAGAGTGAAGTCGATTATGTAACAACAATTTTATCTCAAGAGAACAATACCGTAACAGATAAACCCATGAACAACAGTTCTTCTAAAGATGTCCTGTTTAACGATGCCATTAAAGTCAGCGTAGATAATGGTAGTGAAATAACCAGACTAAGTGACGACAAGGTTCATACTCCTAATAAATCGGATACGAAATTACCTTCAAATAAAGAAGCTAAACCAGAGCGGCGCATTTTGAATATTGTGAAAACAATTGTTCCAATAGAAAACACCATCCCTACATCGACACGTGACATCCATGTGCATATCAAAGGTTCATTGACTACAGTTGAAGCAATCCCGTTACCCGCTAGTACAGAAGTCTTGGTTATGATACCCAAGCATGAAGGCGTTGAGTTATCATCTGACATACATGTAAAGCCAATtacagaaaatattgaaaaatcaacGGAGAGTTTTGTTATATATCCAGCAGACGAGGGAAATTCGTTTCAAAATGTGGTTGTCACTAAACGAAATCTTATTTCTCCTCTtaaaaaaactgtttttacaaCGTCTTCATCTCTGCAGACTAGAGCTGATCAAACACTGCTATTTAGACCTGAATTTATAGCAGGTATCGCAGGGGTAGGTTTGATTATTACCCTAGGCGTTGTCCTTATTTCCATTCTTATCTACAAGAGGAGGAACATTTGGGGACGAAAATCCTCTGATGATCAAGGTCAAGTACTTTACACTAAGAATGTTCAACAAAGTGTGTGA